The Achromobacter spanius genome includes the window TGGCCAGAAAATGGCGCACGCATGCCCAGGCTGGCAATGCTGGCCAGAAACTCCGGCGACGCATAGACCCGCGCCAGGGTTTCATCCCATTTAGCCGCAACATCGGGCGGCACACCTCGCGGCGCCATGACAAGAAAGGCGAAGGCCGCTTCAAAGTCCTTCAAGGATTCCACACCCAACTGCGCCATCGCCGGCACGCCGGGCAAATCAGGGTCGGGTTCGCGTGACGAAACGGCCAATGCACGCATCTTGCCTGCCTTGACGTGCGGCTGCACTGCCGACGCGGCCAGGAATCCGGCCTGGATCTGATCCCCCAACAAGGCATTGACGGCGCCCGCACTGCCCCGGAAAGGCACATGCGCCACCTCGAAGCCGAGGCTCAGCTTGAGCTTTTCAAAGGCCAGATTTCCCGGGCTGCCGTAGCCCGCGGACGAATAAGTGATGACATTCGATTTGGCGAAACGCAAGAACTCTTCCATTGTGGCCACGCCCAGATCGGGGCGAATGGCCAGCGCCAATCCGAAGCTGCCGACAATACTGAGCGGCTCCAGGTTTAGGGTAAAGTCTTCGGCCTGCTCGCTGAAGACGTGCGGGTTGACGGTCATCAGCGTGTCCAGGGTCAACAGAAGTGTGTAGCCGTCCGGGTCGGCATTGGCGACGGCCTTGGCGCCGATGTTGCCGAATGCGCCCGGACGATTTTCCACGATGATCGTCTGGCCCAACAGCTTGCCGGCGTGCATCGAAATGGCGCGGGCGCAGATATCCAACGGACCCGCCGGCGAGGAATTGACAATCAGCCGGATGGACCGCGTGGGGTATGGGATGGGTGCGGCGGCCGATGCCGCGGCGGTGGTAGCGGCGACCGAAGCGCTTGCAATGAACAACGCCGTGCAAATGAACGACGCCGAGCAAAAAAAGAATCGGGACGACTTGAACATGTTGCTCTCCTGTGTAGCGGCGAGTGGCAAGCGGCAAGCCGCCGGCCTGGTGAATGCGTCAGGCAATTGCCGTGGGGTTCGGGCTGGTTTCCGCGTGGCGGATCATCGTTTGCGACAACGCCATCAGCAGTTCACCGCGCCGCGTCTCCGCAGCGGGGTCGTGCCAAAGATTGCGCAGTTCGTGGGGGTCTTCCTGCAAGTCGTACAGTTCGCCCCAATCTGCGTCGGCGTACACGCTCAAGCGGTGGCGCGCCGTTTGCAGCGTTCGCATCCGCGTGCGGCCGGGAAAACCGAACATCGTGCGTTGGCCTTCCTCTTCGATCAGCAGCGCATCGCGCACCGTGTCAGCGATGCCCGACATCAAGGGCAGCAAGGATTGGCCTTGCATGCCGTTGTAGGCGGGCAACCCCGCGCGCGCCAGCACGGTGGCGGCGATATCGGCCGTGGAGCACAGCGCCTGGCTGCGCGCGGCGGCTGGCAGGGCTTGCGGATCACGCCAGATGAACGGCGTGCGGATCAGGCCCTGGTAGTGGATGGGGCCTTTGAACAATAGCTGGTGGTCGCCGAAGAAGTCGCCGTGGTCGCTGGTGAAAATAACCACCGTATTCTTGTCCAGGCCCGTGTCACGCAGCACCTGCATGACACGGCCGATCGTTGCGTCGATATGGCTGATGGAACCGTAGTTAAGCGCAATCGCTTCCCGCGCTTCCCGCTCCGTGCAGGCAAATACGGCCGGCGTGTGCTTGACCGCCATGTTCAGGTCGCGCTGCCGATACAGCCACGCCACGTGCGGGGGCGGGTGATGATGGGCCGCCCGGCTGGCGTGAAACGATTCCGGCAGCGTCACATCGTCCGGCCGATACTGGTCCCAATACTTGCCAGGCGGCGTGTAGGGATGGTGCGGATCGGGAAATGAACATTGGATGAAGAACGGGGCTTGGCCGGTAGCGTGCCGGCGCAGTTGAGCAATGGTTTGGTCACCGATGTAGGCAGTGGTGGAGCATTCTTCGGGAACGCGCGTGCGCCAGGCCTGCCGGTGTTGGGTCAGCACGAAATCCGGCGTACTGAAAGCGTGCTCCGGCCCCCATAGCCGCCGTACTTCCGGGTGTTCGCGGGCAAGCCAGCGTGCGTAATGGCCCCCGACCTGATCGCCGTGATCAAGCGCCAGGCGCACGGTGTCGAAACCGTAGAACGGCGTCTTCATATCATGGCCAGGGTGATCGCGCCACATTGGCCCCCACTCTTGGTCGTAGTCGCCGGGCTCGGGCCGCCACGCTTCGCCCTGTGCAAGCTGGCAGCTTGCCGGCGGCCAGGCGGGGCCCAAGCCCGTCATGTTCTGCAAGTGCGATTTGCCGATCAGCGCGGTGGCATAACCGGCGTCACGCAGCCTCTCGACAAACGTTGTGGCGCGCTGGGATAGCGCAATGCCGTTGTGGCGCACCCCATGCGCCGAGGGCATGCGGCCCGTCATCAACGTGGCGCGATTGGGCATGCAGATCGGGGAGGCGACGTAGAAGCGGTCGGCGGACCAACCCTTTTCGGCCAAGGTATCCAGCGCCGGGGTTTGCAGCAGGGTATTGCCGTAACTACCCACGTGATCCGCGCGCTGTTGGTCCGTGATGAATAGCAGAAAGTTGGATTGCAAATTGGGCTGCATCGGGTCTCCTTGCCGCTGGCTCATGTCGGCCTGGCTGTTTTGATGCGGCCATTATGGGTAGCGGTTTGGACGCCTGCGAGCCTGTTGCCCCGGATGTCGGACTCATTCCCGGGGTCGCTAGCACTGTGCTTTGCCGCCCACACATGTATCCATCAGATTCGTTTCGCCGGCCAGCGCACCCCGCCGTTACAAGCCATCCCAAATCTCAACAAATAAAACAGCTTTGCCGCGCTAACTGGTTTAGATCTAGCTTTGCTTGCGCGGTTGACCCGGCGGCAGGAGGCCCCGGGGCCCACAGGCATAAAAAAGCAAGAACCCTGGAGGAGGAGCCATGCGTTTGTTTAATCGCAGGATCGCCGCATTGCTGGCGAGTGGGCTGATTGCCTTGACGGCGGGGTGTGCGTCGCCCGGCAAGAAAGACACCATCAACATGGCCGGGCTGTCGCAGCCGGTGGAGATTGTGCGGGACCGCCACGGCGTCTCGCATATCTATGCGCAAAACCAGAATGACCTGTTCTTCGCGCAGGGCTTTTCCGCCGCGCGCGACCGCCTGTGGCAGTTGGACCTGTGGCGCCGGCAAGGCGAAGGCAAGATGGCCGAGCAATTCGGCCCGCGCTTCATCGAACAAGACCGCGCCGCGCGCCTGTTCCTGTTCCGGGGCGACATGCAGGCCGAATTCGCCAGCTATCACCCCGAAGGCCAAGCCATCCTGACCTCATTTGCCGCCGGCATCAACGCCTATGTGGATTGGGTAAAGGCCAACCCCGACCAGTTGCCGCCCGAGTTCAAGCTGACCGGCACGCTGCCTGGCTATTGGCGCCCCGAGACCTCGCTGATCCGAATCTACGGGCTGACGCGCAACCTGACCGCCGAAGTGAAGATGGCAGAGCAGGTCGCCAGCCTGGGCTTGAACGCCGTGCAGGGCCTGAGCACGTTCGAGCCACCGCTGGCGTTGCAGGTGCCGGCCGGGCTGGACGTGCGCCAGATCGACAAGTCGGTCCTGGCCAACTACACCCTGGCGCGCAATGGCCAGAAATTCGTCGCGGCGGATTTCCCGCGCAGCCCGCTTGCCGCCGACAAGCGCGAAGCGCTTGCCAGCGCGCTGTCCGAAGGCAGGCTGGCGGCGCTGGACCCAAATTTCGACCCGCTGGCCACCCGCTATGAAAGCAATAACTGGACCATTGGCGGCCAACATACCGACACCGGCAAACCCATACTGGCGGGCGACCCGCACCGGTCGATCGCCATGCCGTCCTTGCGCTACATGGTGCACCTGAACGCGCCGGGCTGGAACGTGATCGGCGCCGGCGAACCGGCGCTGCCGGGCGTATCGATGGGCCACAACGACCGCATCGCCTTCGGCTTGACGATCTTTGCGTTCGGCGACGAAGAAGACCTGTACGTCTACGACACCAACCCCGCGAACCCCAACGAATACCGCTATCAAGGCGGCTGGGAAAAGATGCGGCAGATGGACGAGACCATTCCCGTGCGGGGCGAGGCAGCCGCGGTGCGTCAATTGAAATTCACGCGCCACGGCCCGGTCATCCACGAAGACCCCGTACGGCGCAAGGCGTATGCGTTGCGCGCGGCCTATCTGGAATATCCCGGCACCGCGGCCTACCTGGCCAGCCTGCGCCTGAACCAGGCACAGAACTGGAATGAATTTGTGGCCGGTATGGAAAAGCACTACACGCCCAGCGAGAACATGGTGTATGCGGACGTGGACGGCAACATCGGCTGGTTCGGCGGCAGCATCGCGCCGATACGGCCGCGTAACGATTGGTCGGGCATGTTGCCGGTGCCGGGCAACGGCGATTTCGAATGGCGCGGCGTCTTGCCGGGAAGCGCCCTGCCCCGCGCGTACAACCCGCCCCAAGGCTATGTGGCCACCGCCAACGAATACAACCTGCCGGCCGACTATGCCTACAAGGACATGTCCGCGCGCACCTGGGCGGAACCCTATCGCGTCCAGCGCATTCGCGAGGTGCTGGCCGATGGCAGCCGCCTGTCGGTACAACAGTCTCAAGACCTGCAGTACGACAACCTGTCGATTCCGGCGCGCACGCTGGGCGGCTACGCCAAGGCGCTTAATTCCGCCGACCCGGCGGTGAACGACGCGCTGAACTTGTTGAAGGATTGGGACTACCGGATGGACACCGATTCGCGTGCCGCCACGATCTACGCGTTCTGGCTGCCCGAGGTCGTCAAGCGGGTGTCGGACCTGTACGTGCCCGCGAACGGCCGCGCGGCATTCGGCGACTTGTCCACCCGCAAGACGCTGGAAAAGCTGGCCGTGCCGGACACCGCCTTTGGCACGCCGCCCGATCGGGGCCGCGACGCGCTGTTGCTGCAAGCGTTGAACGACGGCGTGCAGAAGCTGCGCGCCAAGTTGGGGTCGGATTCCACGCAGTGGCAATGGGGCAAGCTGCATCACATCCAGTTTGAGCACAGCCTGGCCAGCCTGCTGCCGCCGGACACCGCCAAGGCCTGGGGCACGCCACGCTATGCGGTGGGCGGCGACAACGACACGGTGCATCGCGCGACGTTCCGCAAAAGCGATTTCAGGCAGATCAGCGGGGCGTCGTATCGCCAGGTGATCGACGTGGCGAACTGGGATAACTCGCGCGTGCAGAACGTGCCGGGCCAATCGGCTGACCCGCGCAGCCCGCACTACCAGGACCTGCTCAAGGGATGGGCCACGGGCGAGTACTTCCCCATGGCGTTCAGCCGCGCCAAGGTGGATAGCGAACGGGCCGATACGCTGACGCTCAAGCCGTCAGGAAACTGACCAGCGGCGCAAGAAAAAATGCCGGGCCGCTTAAAACGGCCCGGCATTTTCATTGACGTGCTTGCGCTTACTTTTTCGACGCGTCCTGCTCCACCACCATATCCAGCACATACACCTTGGACGGCGCGTCGGCCGGCGGGTTCTTCCAGTCGTAGCGTTTCACGCGCAGCACGGTGCGCACGCCTTCCTGGTGCTCGAACCCTTCGATGGACTGATACAGCGGTTGCCATTTATCCTGCGTCGGCTGCTGCACGCCGGCTTCGTTATAGCGGCGCTCGCGCACCATCAGGCATTGGTAGTTGGGAATCATCGGATGGCTGCACTCGGCCTTCTTGGCAGCCACTTCCAGGAACATGATCTCGCCCGCGCTGCCATACAGCGTCTCGGGCGTGGGCTCACCCACGAACTTCAGCACGGTGCCGTCCTTGCCCACGAGTTCCAGCGCGGGCTCATGCGTATCGCCAGACAGCGTGGCTCGCAGATCGCCCTTCAGCCGCTCGTTGATCTCGGCATCCAGTTGCATCAAACTCTGCTCGCAAGCCTTCATCGTGGACGCCAGGTTATCCACTTGCAGCACGCCATTCTGATAGCGATAACCGCCAAACTGCGTATTGCAGCCCCCGCGAATATTCAAGGCATCCTTCGTGAAGGCCAGGCGCATCTGATGCTCAACGCCCGCTTGCAAGGTCGGAATCGACTTACCGGCTGCATCGGTGGCGGAAACCAGGCGCCAGTAATACGCGGGCAAGCTCAGTTGGCTGGCGGGCGACGTCGCGGTAGAAGTGGGCATGGAGGACGATCCTTCGCGGGGAGACGAAACGGGAGCGCAAGCCTGTAGCAGCGCGGCGCATGCGGACGCAAGTAGGATTATTTTTTTCATGGTTCGTTCCTATGAGCCGTATGGCACTGATCAAAAGCGGCATTCTACGTCCGTGGTGTGGACGGATCAGGCGAAGCGCGGGGCAGAGGGTTTCAAAATCTTGCTGGAGGGTGCGGTTGGTGGGCCATCCCGGTACGAGACTAGCGAGCGACTTTCATTCAGAAGGCGCTGAAACAAGCCATAGAAATAATCAGCCACTGCACCTCACCTGAAAATTACAGTCTGACACGTTACGCCCCGCAGATACTCTAAGCATGCGCTACACAAATTGAAGATATCCCAAAAATTGTTGTAGATTTCAGACTCCTGCCTGACAAGACAAAAACCATGAAACGAGCAGTTATCAGATTAGGAGATCGCACGAGCCACGGCGGCGTTGTAGTCACTGGCGACCAAACCATCAATGTATTTGGCAAGCCAGCCGCACGCAAAGGCGATATGGTTTCATGCCCGAAATGCAATGGAACATTCCCGATTGTGGAGGGCTCGCTCTCCTGCGGCAGCGATCGAGAACTCGCGTTGGATGGGATGCGGACATCTTGTGGCGCGATCCTGCTTGCCAGTCAGCAGTTTTGGCTAGAGGAGTATGGAACTGGTGCGTCCACACCGCCCGAGCAAGCCGAGCAATCTCCAACAGAACGGCCAGATGAACCGACTAAGCAACTTGTATATGGGATGGCACAGGTCTCCTTTTATATTCAAGATCGTCGCCAGCCTATTGGCATTGGTCGTTTGGCGGCAGAGTTACTTGCGGACCGCAGCCCCGAACATGTGAAGCGCTTCATAGAGCTGAACGACCATCTAGGCAAGTATGCGCAATACGGCAGCATCGTTCTCGTCTCGAGCGATTACGAGAACGAGAACTACACTGCGGAATCGATGAAGCTGATCCATTCGGTCAAAGAGGTTGAATCTCTACGCGCCAAGCTCGCGGCTCATCATGTGCAAACGATGTTCGACAACTGGGATCTTCTTGCCTACGCGATGGGACAAAATGGCGATAACGTCGTGGGTGCCGTTGGCACGTTCCTGAAAACGTATGGGCAGGGGATAAAGTCTGCACTAGATCGTCTTGAAGGCGCCGCTCAGCAAGCGCTTGCGCGGTCTGGGAATCTCAGAGACGCTCAATTTCGCGCTGAACGGGCAGCCATTCTTGCGGACATTGATACCAAGTTCAAGCGAATGTTGTTGGCTCGAGCCGGCATCCCTGATCAGATAAAGTTGTCCGCAGCGCTGAACCTATCGAGCAAGTCAGTGACACATATCTGGCGCTCAGGCGGGACTCCCATCTATGTGCGATATCACGGGCATATAGTCAAATGGTTTCAGAAATACGAAGCCCGCGCCACAAAACTGGCAATTGCCTATAGTGCGGGAAAAGCGGGAAATGAGGTTTATAAAGTTTGCTCGGACGAGTCGAAGTCGCAGAAGGAATGCATGATTGCAAGTTCGAGCGAGACGTTGGGACTTGCAACAAGTATTGGCACTGGGACCGCCGCCGCTTCCGGCGGACTATGGTTCTGCACGATGCTAATACCCGCGGGAGGGGCTCCCGGCCTTATTTGCGCTGTTGGCGTGGTTGGAGCATCTATTTGGGCGGGCTCGGCTGCTGGAGACACCGGCAAACAAATTGGCGCTGAG containing:
- a CDS encoding Bug family tripartite tricarboxylate transporter substrate binding protein, whose product is MFKSSRFFFCSASFICTALFIASASVAATTAAASAAAPIPYPTRSIRLIVNSSPAGPLDICARAISMHAGKLLGQTIIVENRPGAFGNIGAKAVANADPDGYTLLLTLDTLMTVNPHVFSEQAEDFTLNLEPLSIVGSFGLALAIRPDLGVATMEEFLRFAKSNVITYSSAGYGSPGNLAFEKLKLSLGFEVAHVPFRGSAGAVNALLGDQIQAGFLAASAVQPHVKAGKMRALAVSSREPDPDLPGVPAMAQLGVESLKDFEAAFAFLVMAPRGVPPDVAAKWDETLARVYASPEFLASIASLGMRAPFSGHAVAKEWVQTQAGSWGDVIESAGIKGQ
- a CDS encoding sulfatase family protein; the encoded protein is MQPNLQSNFLLFITDQQRADHVGSYGNTLLQTPALDTLAEKGWSADRFYVASPICMPNRATLMTGRMPSAHGVRHNGIALSQRATTFVERLRDAGYATALIGKSHLQNMTGLGPAWPPASCQLAQGEAWRPEPGDYDQEWGPMWRDHPGHDMKTPFYGFDTVRLALDHGDQVGGHYARWLAREHPEVRRLWGPEHAFSTPDFVLTQHRQAWRTRVPEECSTTAYIGDQTIAQLRRHATGQAPFFIQCSFPDPHHPYTPPGKYWDQYRPDDVTLPESFHASRAAHHHPPPHVAWLYRQRDLNMAVKHTPAVFACTEREAREAIALNYGSISHIDATIGRVMQVLRDTGLDKNTVVIFTSDHGDFFGDHQLLFKGPIHYQGLIRTPFIWRDPQALPAAARSQALCSTADIAATVLARAGLPAYNGMQGQSLLPLMSGIADTVRDALLIEEEGQRTMFGFPGRTRMRTLQTARHRLSVYADADWGELYDLQEDPHELRNLWHDPAAETRRGELLMALSQTMIRHAETSPNPTAIA
- a CDS encoding penicillin acylase family protein — translated: MRLFNRRIAALLASGLIALTAGCASPGKKDTINMAGLSQPVEIVRDRHGVSHIYAQNQNDLFFAQGFSAARDRLWQLDLWRRQGEGKMAEQFGPRFIEQDRAARLFLFRGDMQAEFASYHPEGQAILTSFAAGINAYVDWVKANPDQLPPEFKLTGTLPGYWRPETSLIRIYGLTRNLTAEVKMAEQVASLGLNAVQGLSTFEPPLALQVPAGLDVRQIDKSVLANYTLARNGQKFVAADFPRSPLAADKREALASALSEGRLAALDPNFDPLATRYESNNWTIGGQHTDTGKPILAGDPHRSIAMPSLRYMVHLNAPGWNVIGAGEPALPGVSMGHNDRIAFGLTIFAFGDEEDLYVYDTNPANPNEYRYQGGWEKMRQMDETIPVRGEAAAVRQLKFTRHGPVIHEDPVRRKAYALRAAYLEYPGTAAYLASLRLNQAQNWNEFVAGMEKHYTPSENMVYADVDGNIGWFGGSIAPIRPRNDWSGMLPVPGNGDFEWRGVLPGSALPRAYNPPQGYVATANEYNLPADYAYKDMSARTWAEPYRVQRIREVLADGSRLSVQQSQDLQYDNLSIPARTLGGYAKALNSADPAVNDALNLLKDWDYRMDTDSRAATIYAFWLPEVVKRVSDLYVPANGRAAFGDLSTRKTLEKLAVPDTAFGTPPDRGRDALLLQALNDGVQKLRAKLGSDSTQWQWGKLHHIQFEHSLASLLPPDTAKAWGTPRYAVGGDNDTVHRATFRKSDFRQISGASYRQVIDVANWDNSRVQNVPGQSADPRSPHYQDLLKGWATGEYFPMAFSRAKVDSERADTLTLKPSGN
- a CDS encoding META and DUF4377 domain-containing protein — its product is MPTSTATSPASQLSLPAYYWRLVSATDAAGKSIPTLQAGVEHQMRLAFTKDALNIRGGCNTQFGGYRYQNGVLQVDNLASTMKACEQSLMQLDAEINERLKGDLRATLSGDTHEPALELVGKDGTVLKFVGEPTPETLYGSAGEIMFLEVAAKKAECSHPMIPNYQCLMVRERRYNEAGVQQPTQDKWQPLYQSIEGFEHQEGVRTVLRVKRYDWKNPPADAPSKVYVLDMVVEQDASKK
- a CDS encoding PAAR domain-containing protein, with protein sequence MKRAVIRLGDRTSHGGVVVTGDQTINVFGKPAARKGDMVSCPKCNGTFPIVEGSLSCGSDRELALDGMRTSCGAILLASQQFWLEEYGTGASTPPEQAEQSPTERPDEPTKQLVYGMAQVSFYIQDRRQPIGIGRLAAELLADRSPEHVKRFIELNDHLGKYAQYGSIVLVSSDYENENYTAESMKLIHSVKEVESLRAKLAAHHVQTMFDNWDLLAYAMGQNGDNVVGAVGTFLKTYGQGIKSALDRLEGAAQQALARSGNLRDAQFRAERAAILADIDTKFKRMLLARAGIPDQIKLSAALNLSSKSVTHIWRSGGTPIYVRYHGHIVKWFQKYEARATKLAIAYSAGKAGNEVYKVCSDESKSQKECMIASSSETLGLATSIGTGTAAASGGLWFCTMLIPAGGAPGLICAVGVVGASIWAGSAAGDTGKQIGAEWGATGYELLFE